In Patescibacteria group bacterium, a single genomic region encodes these proteins:
- the gatC gene encoding Asp-tRNA(Asn)/Glu-tRNA(Gln) amidotransferase subunit GatC: MVEIKDIEKLAALSRISLTEAEKAQMRTEIEAILGYVAQIQKVSGTPKTAEERSREKKDEVRNVLREDGVRMHTPGEYSEALLTNAPKRDGRFVKVKKILS, from the coding sequence ATGGTGGAAATCAAGGATATCGAGAAGTTGGCGGCGCTCTCGCGCATCTCGCTGACGGAGGCGGAAAAGGCTCAAATGCGCACAGAAATCGAGGCGATTTTGGGCTATGTGGCTCAGATCCAGAAGGTCTCCGGTACCCCGAAGACAGCCGAGGAGCGTTCGCGTGAGAAGAAAGACGAAGTGCGAAATGTGCTTCGCGAGGATGGTGTTCGCATGCACACCCCTGGCGAATACTCCGAGGCATTGCTCACGAATGCGCCGAAGCGCGATGGTCGTTTTGTGAAAGTGAAGAAAATTTTGTCGTAA
- the ligA gene encoding NAD-dependent DNA ligase LigA produces MAKEAPKAIIERLAKLKASIERHRYNYHVLDKEEISAEALDSLKRELSQIEEQYPELVTPDSPSQRVAGKPLDGFKKVQHKVTQWSFNDAFTEEDMVKFDERVKRFLAADATAKTPAVSTSPSYICELKIDGLKLVLEYEKGLLKTAATRGDGKVGEDVTENVKMIESVPLRLNEPVDCIVEGEVWMAKSTLADLNKQREKVGEEPFANPRNLAAGSMRQLDPQMVKDRRLNTFIYDISSFGEKMPARQVDELRRLQTLGFKVNPHFAPCKNIAEVVAFWKKWQKQAPKQDYLIDGVVVKVDERALQEQLGYTGKAPRWGIAFKFPAEQVTTVVEDIVLQVGRTGVVTPVAHLKAVLVAGSTVARATLHNEDEIRRLDVRVGDTVILQKAGDVIPDIVKVLVEMRTGKEKPYVFPKFVEACGGDGRIERIPGQVAYRCVNPDSDAQLKRKLYHFVGKHAFDIEHMGPKVVDALLEADLISSSADIFDLKKEDLLSLERFGEKSAERVYEAIQGARKVTLARFIISLSIPQVGEETAHDIAKHFGTLEKVMAADVPALEAIEGVGPIVSQAVVEWFGAEKSQSLVAHLLKNVEVEKVAVVAVPKVAGGNGIGTNGAANALAGKTFVLTGTMAAMDRDEAKDIIRSLGGDVSGSVSAKTSYVVAGENAGSKLAKAEDLGVKVLSEEEFLKMVGR; encoded by the coding sequence ATGGCAAAAGAGGCTCCAAAAGCTATCATTGAGCGCTTGGCGAAGCTAAAGGCGTCTATTGAGCGGCATCGATACAACTATCACGTCCTCGACAAGGAGGAGATTTCGGCTGAGGCGTTGGATTCGCTGAAGCGCGAGTTGTCGCAGATCGAGGAACAGTATCCCGAGCTCGTGACGCCGGATTCGCCGTCGCAGCGTGTAGCCGGCAAGCCGCTCGATGGGTTCAAGAAGGTGCAGCACAAGGTGACTCAATGGTCTTTCAATGACGCATTCACTGAGGAGGATATGGTGAAGTTTGACGAACGCGTGAAGCGTTTTTTGGCGGCTGATGCCACGGCAAAAACGCCCGCAGTATCTACGTCGCCGTCATATATTTGCGAATTGAAAATTGACGGCTTGAAATTGGTACTCGAATACGAAAAAGGCTTGCTCAAGACCGCGGCAACTCGCGGCGACGGCAAGGTGGGAGAAGATGTCACCGAAAATGTGAAGATGATCGAGTCGGTGCCGCTTCGACTAAATGAGCCCGTCGATTGTATTGTGGAAGGCGAGGTCTGGATGGCGAAAAGCACGCTCGCGGACCTGAACAAACAGCGCGAGAAGGTGGGCGAAGAGCCGTTTGCGAATCCGCGCAACCTCGCGGCAGGTTCGATGCGCCAGCTCGATCCGCAAATGGTGAAGGATCGACGGCTCAATACGTTTATCTACGACATTTCATCTTTCGGTGAAAAAATGCCCGCGCGCCAAGTCGATGAATTGCGTCGACTGCAAACCCTCGGCTTCAAAGTGAACCCGCATTTTGCGCCGTGCAAGAATATCGCCGAAGTCGTGGCCTTCTGGAAAAAGTGGCAGAAGCAGGCGCCGAAGCAGGACTATCTTATCGACGGCGTGGTGGTGAAGGTGGATGAGCGAGCGCTGCAGGAACAGCTAGGATACACCGGCAAAGCGCCGCGCTGGGGGATCGCTTTCAAGTTTCCGGCCGAGCAGGTGACGACGGTGGTGGAGGATATTGTGTTGCAGGTGGGCCGCACGGGTGTGGTGACGCCGGTAGCGCATTTGAAGGCGGTGTTGGTGGCGGGCTCTACTGTCGCGCGCGCGACGTTGCACAATGAAGACGAGATCCGACGTTTGGATGTGCGAGTTGGCGACACGGTGATCCTGCAGAAGGCCGGTGATGTGATCCCTGATATTGTGAAGGTGCTCGTCGAAATGCGCACCGGCAAAGAAAAGCCGTACGTGTTTCCAAAGTTTGTGGAAGCCTGCGGCGGCGATGGTCGCATCGAGCGGATCCCAGGCCAAGTGGCGTATCGCTGCGTGAATCCGGATTCCGACGCCCAGCTGAAGCGCAAGCTGTATCATTTTGTCGGAAAGCACGCTTTTGATATTGAGCACATGGGGCCGAAGGTGGTGGACGCGTTGCTGGAGGCCGACCTGATCTCTAGCTCCGCCGATATTTTTGATTTAAAGAAAGAAGACTTGCTCTCGCTTGAGCGTTTTGGCGAGAAATCTGCCGAACGGGTATACGAGGCGATCCAAGGTGCGCGGAAAGTGACGCTCGCTCGGTTCATTATCTCTCTGAGTATTCCACAGGTTGGTGAGGAGACCGCGCACGATATCGCGAAGCATTTTGGCACGTTAGAAAAAGTGATGGCCGCCGACGTACCGGCGCTCGAAGCGATCGAGGGAGTTGGGCCGATCGTGTCCCAGGCTGTTGTTGAGTGGTTTGGTGCGGAGAAAAGTCAATCTCTGGTCGCGCATTTGTTGAAGAATGTGGAGGTGGAGAAAGTCGCTGTTGTTGCGGTGCCAAAGGTCGCGGGTGGAAACGGTATTGGAACTAATGGTGCGGCGAACGCGCTCGCTGGCAAAACGTTCGTACTTACCGGCACCATGGCCGCGATGGATCGTGATGAGGCCAAAGACATTATCCGCTCACTTGGCGGGGACGTGTCTGGTTCAGTGTCCGCAAAAACCTCGTATGTCGTGGCCGGTGAAAATGCTGGTTCCAAACTTGCCAAGGCCGAAGATTTGGGCGTGAAAGTGCTTTCCGAGGAGGAGTTTTTGAAGATGGTGGGGAGGTAG
- a CDS encoding type II secretion system protein — translation MKLFFKKRTSQMNAARRSARGFTLIEMIVSLSLFISVMTVAASSMLSIIDANRKSQATNTAVDNLNFVIDDMSRSLRTGKAWAVTPLADNNSRITFVPQGKTAANSTSYFVENKQIKMQVGSGPIETLTDPALIVDKLYFYLDPQTALGQPSAQPYLHLLLKAHVSDKTKYRSNVNISTTISQRTLNR, via the coding sequence ATGAAACTTTTTTTTAAAAAACGAACAAGCCAGATGAATGCCGCGCGGCGAAGCGCGCGCGGCTTCACACTCATCGAGATGATCGTATCGCTATCACTTTTCATCTCCGTAATGACGGTAGCGGCGAGCTCAATGCTGTCGATCATCGATGCTAATCGAAAATCCCAAGCCACCAACACGGCCGTCGATAATCTCAATTTCGTGATCGACGACATGTCGCGCTCCTTGCGTACGGGGAAGGCGTGGGCCGTGACGCCACTTGCTGATAATAATTCGAGGATCACGTTTGTACCTCAAGGCAAGACGGCTGCCAACAGTACCTCGTACTTTGTTGAAAATAAGCAGATAAAGATGCAGGTCGGTAGCGGCCCAATCGAAACGCTTACCGATCCGGCGCTGATCGTCGACAAGTTGTATTTTTATCTTGATCCGCAGACCGCGCTCGGCCAGCCCTCTGCACAGCCATATCTGCACTTGCTGCTGAAGGCGCATGTAAGCGACAAGACAAAATATCGTAGCAATGTGAATATTTCCACCACTATCAGCCAGCGAACATTAAATCGATGA
- a CDS encoding prepilin-type N-terminal cleavage/methylation domain-containing protein — MNRGFTLFEMLVSLGIFMLLTTTLLVKNSQFKGNVVIGNTAYQLALTFREAQAYGVNVRGVDPSQSGAYIYVTPYGVHFDTATPTSYLLFGDSYPPASGGSAAVGDRQFTSTPASAADALVRTYQIGSGTEVVMFCTIRSGLSPVCSNSGTGPLTWLDVSFLRPQLSAAIRDSSQTDPTSSILFATSAVVVVKNVQGICKAVKVTSAGQVGVVENPKIDTGDGYGAAVVAANVCP; from the coding sequence ATGAATCGCGGGTTCACCCTCTTTGAAATGCTCGTGTCTTTGGGCATTTTCATGCTTCTCACCACCACCTTGTTGGTGAAGAATTCTCAATTCAAAGGCAACGTCGTGATCGGCAACACGGCATACCAGCTCGCCCTCACTTTTCGCGAGGCACAGGCGTATGGCGTGAATGTGCGTGGTGTGGATCCGTCGCAATCGGGCGCGTATATCTACGTCACCCCGTATGGTGTGCATTTTGATACGGCGACGCCGACCTCGTACTTGCTCTTTGGTGATAGCTATCCGCCGGCGTCGGGTGGGTCGGCGGCGGTGGGCGATCGGCAATTTACGAGCACGCCCGCAAGCGCCGCCGACGCGTTGGTCCGCACGTATCAGATCGGCTCCGGCACCGAAGTGGTGATGTTCTGCACGATCCGCTCGGGACTCTCGCCGGTGTGCAGCAATTCCGGCACTGGCCCGCTCACGTGGCTCGACGTGAGCTTTCTCCGTCCACAGCTGAGTGCGGCGATTCGTGACTCTTCGCAGACCGATCCAACTTCAAGTATTTTGTTCGCGACCTCTGCGGTGGTGGTGGTGAAGAACGTGCAAGGTATCTGCAAGGCCGTGAAGGTGACGAGTGCTGGCCAGGTCGGAGTGGTTGAAAATCCGAAGATAGATACTGGTGATGGGTATGGTGCCGCGGTCGTTGCTGCGAATGTGTGCCCATAG
- a CDS encoding prepilin peptidase: MLATALLIPTPFIVAVFVLGMLVGSFLNVVVLRYNTGRLRQALFGGGRSHCFSCDKTLAWYELVPVASFLAQGGRCRGCKCRLSWQYPLVELLTGLLFVVAFLHEAVGAHSFGLLLALIILSLLVVIGVYDLRHKIIPDALAYAFAAFALVYSLGRLFSAPSSLEYTNTLFQAIPWLLAAGPLLFLPFYLLWKVSGGRWIGLGDGKLALGMGWFLGLSGGVSAVVLAFWLGALVAVVMLAVQRFGQRFGQLLGPALGARLHMKSEIPFAPFLIIGTVLVYATGVMPTDIVLFIQNLF; this comes from the coding sequence TTATCGTTGCTGTCTTTGTCCTCGGCATGTTGGTGGGGAGCTTTCTGAATGTAGTGGTGCTGCGGTACAACACCGGCCGCCTCCGTCAGGCGCTTTTTGGCGGCGGCCGGTCGCATTGTTTTTCTTGCGATAAAACGCTCGCGTGGTACGAGTTGGTCCCTGTGGCGAGCTTTCTCGCTCAAGGCGGACGATGCCGCGGCTGCAAGTGCCGGCTTTCATGGCAGTACCCGCTCGTCGAATTACTCACCGGCCTATTATTTGTCGTGGCATTTCTACATGAAGCAGTCGGTGCGCATTCTTTTGGACTTTTACTCGCGCTCATCATTCTCTCGCTTCTCGTGGTGATCGGCGTGTATGACCTGCGACACAAGATCATTCCCGATGCTCTGGCGTACGCCTTCGCCGCATTCGCTCTGGTGTACAGCCTGGGTCGTCTTTTCTCAGCTCCCTCCAGCCTCGAATACACCAACACGTTATTTCAAGCCATTCCTTGGCTACTCGCCGCTGGCCCGCTCCTGTTCCTGCCATTCTATTTGCTCTGGAAGGTGTCTGGGGGCCGCTGGATTGGCCTTGGCGATGGAAAGCTGGCTTTGGGCATGGGCTGGTTTCTCGGCCTTTCTGGTGGCGTTTCGGCCGTCGTTTTGGCCTTTTGGCTGGGGGCGTTGGTAGCCGTGGTCATGCTTGCGGTCCAACGTTTTGGTCAGCGCTTTGGCCAACTCTTGGGGCCAGCTCTCGGCGCTCGATTGCATATGAAAAGCGAGATCCCGTTTGCACCATTTCTCATCATCGGCACGGTGCTCGTATATGCGACGGGCGTAATGCCGACCGACATTGTCCTCTTCATTCAGAACCTTTTTTGA